From the Gallaecimonas mangrovi genome, one window contains:
- the lpxB gene encoding lipid-A-disaccharide synthase, with translation MSKPLRVGMIAGEASGDLLGADLMASLQAHHPDIEFFGIGGPRMQALGFDSLFDMEELSIMGLVEVIKHLPRLLHVRKTIVKHFLDNPPDVFIGIDAPDFNLGVEKRLKDKGIKTVHYVSPSVWAWREKRVFKVKAATDLVLALLPFEKAFYDRYQHPCAFVGHPLADRMPLDVDVPGAWQKLGLDEHHPTLAILPGSRGGEVARMAPLFKEAVLKLKADNPALHFLIPAANAKRREQIAAVFSDVSDVTVVDGQGRQVMVASDAVLLASGTATLEAMLAKKPMVVAYQVHPFTYWLAKKLVRVKRFSLPNLLANDDWVPELIQDDATPERIFEAVKGALGDAQAQNPQRFRALHQDIRQNASEQAAKAVLELLC, from the coding sequence ATGTCCAAACCATTACGGGTGGGCATGATTGCAGGCGAGGCCTCCGGCGATCTGCTGGGGGCCGATCTGATGGCCTCTTTGCAGGCCCACCACCCCGACATTGAGTTTTTTGGTATCGGTGGCCCGCGCATGCAGGCCCTCGGCTTTGACAGCCTGTTCGATATGGAAGAACTGTCAATCATGGGCTTGGTGGAGGTTATCAAGCACTTGCCGCGACTGCTTCATGTCCGCAAAACCATTGTTAAGCATTTCCTCGATAACCCGCCGGATGTGTTTATTGGTATTGATGCTCCCGACTTTAACCTCGGTGTTGAAAAGCGCTTGAAGGATAAGGGCATTAAAACCGTGCATTACGTTAGTCCGTCGGTATGGGCTTGGCGGGAAAAGCGTGTCTTTAAGGTGAAAGCCGCCACCGATTTGGTGCTGGCGCTGCTACCTTTCGAAAAAGCCTTTTACGACCGTTACCAACATCCTTGCGCCTTTGTTGGCCACCCGCTTGCTGACCGCATGCCGCTGGATGTTGACGTGCCTGGTGCCTGGCAAAAGCTAGGGCTTGATGAGCACCACCCCACCTTGGCGATTTTGCCTGGGTCCCGGGGCGGGGAAGTGGCGAGAATGGCGCCACTTTTTAAAGAGGCTGTGTTAAAGCTAAAGGCGGATAACCCGGCGCTGCACTTTTTAATTCCGGCAGCCAATGCTAAACGCCGCGAACAAATTGCAGCGGTCTTTAGTGATGTCAGTGATGTAACAGTGGTGGACGGCCAGGGCCGACAGGTAATGGTGGCAAGCGATGCGGTATTACTGGCATCGGGCACAGCTACCCTTGAAGCCATGCTGGCTAAAAAGCCGATGGTGGTTGCCTACCAGGTTCATCCCTTTACCTATTGGCTGGCGAAAAAGCTGGTGCGGGTAAAACGCTTTAGTTTGCCAAACCTCCTTGCCAACGACGACTGGGTGCCAGAGCTTATTCAAGATGACGCCACGCCAGAGCGTATTTTCGAAGCCGTCAAAGGTGCTCTAGGTGACGCCCAGGCGCAAAATCCGCAACGTTTTCGCGCCTTGCACCAAGATATCCGCCAAAACGCCTCAGAGCAGGCTGCCAAGGCCGTATTGGAGTTACTATGCTGA
- the lpxA gene encoding acyl-ACP--UDP-N-acetylglucosamine O-acyltransferase, whose amino-acid sequence MIDPQAFVHPEAKLGKNVKVGPWTYIGADVEIGDDTEIMSHVVIKGPTVIGKRNRIFQFASVGEECQDKKYNGEPTRLVIGDDNVIRESVTIHRGTVQDQGLTAIGSNCLLMAYVHVAHDCIIGDNVIMANYSALAGHAQLGDWAIMGGQSGVHQFCRVGAHAFVGACALVVQDVPPFVTCAGMRAEPFGINFEGLKRRGFSKDSLQALRKAYKALYRQNLTLEQAKEELAKMAAGEPAVGELLGFIEKSERGIIR is encoded by the coding sequence GTGATCGATCCTCAAGCTTTCGTACATCCCGAGGCAAAGCTCGGTAAAAACGTCAAAGTCGGCCCCTGGACTTACATCGGTGCAGACGTTGAGATCGGTGATGACACCGAGATCATGTCGCATGTGGTCATCAAGGGACCCACTGTTATTGGTAAGCGCAACCGTATTTTCCAGTTCGCCTCCGTTGGTGAGGAGTGCCAGGATAAAAAATACAACGGTGAGCCTACGCGTCTGGTCATTGGCGATGACAACGTTATTCGTGAGTCTGTCACCATCCATCGCGGCACCGTGCAAGACCAAGGCCTGACCGCCATCGGCAGTAACTGCTTGTTGATGGCTTATGTTCACGTTGCTCATGATTGCATCATCGGTGATAACGTAATCATGGCTAACTACTCGGCGCTGGCCGGGCATGCGCAATTAGGTGACTGGGCCATCATGGGTGGCCAAAGTGGCGTGCATCAGTTCTGCCGCGTCGGTGCCCATGCTTTTGTGGGGGCTTGTGCGCTGGTGGTACAAGATGTGCCGCCCTTTGTCACTTGCGCCGGTATGCGCGCTGAACCTTTTGGTATCAACTTTGAAGGCTTAAAGCGCCGCGGCTTCTCCAAAGACAGCTTGCAGGCACTGCGTAAGGCCTACAAAGCGCTTTACCGTCAAAACCTGACCTTAGAGCAAGCCAAGGAAGAACTGGCTAAAATGGCCGCTGGCGAACCTGCTGTTGGCGAGCTGCTGGGCTTTATCGAAAAGTCAGAACGCGGCATTATTCGCTGA
- the rnhB gene encoding ribonuclease HII has translation MLIAGVDEVGRGPLVGDVVTAAVILDPNNPIAGLTDSKKLSAKRREALAIEIREKALAWCVARATPAEIDDINIFQATMLAMTRAVEGLPLAADEALIDGNKVPKLNIPARAIVKGDASEPAIGAASILAKVARDAEMVELHQRHPQYGFDKHKGYPTAEHLARLSEFGPIDEHRRSFKPVRLALGLQA, from the coding sequence ATGCTGATAGCCGGTGTCGATGAAGTCGGTCGTGGCCCTTTGGTCGGAGATGTGGTCACCGCCGCGGTGATTTTAGACCCCAACAATCCCATTGCCGGTCTTACCGATTCAAAAAAGCTCAGTGCCAAGCGCCGCGAAGCTTTGGCCATCGAAATTCGCGAAAAGGCGCTGGCGTGGTGTGTGGCGCGGGCAACCCCGGCCGAAATTGATGATATCAATATTTTTCAAGCCACCATGCTGGCCATGACCCGCGCTGTTGAAGGCTTGCCCCTAGCAGCCGACGAAGCGCTGATTGATGGCAACAAGGTGCCCAAGCTCAACATTCCAGCTCGGGCTATCGTTAAAGGCGACGCCTCAGAGCCAGCGATTGGCGCGGCCAGCATTCTTGCCAAAGTGGCAAGGGATGCAGAAATGGTTGAATTGCATCAGCGCCACCCCCAGTATGGGTTTGATAAGCACAAGGGTTACCCAACCGCCGAGCACCTGGCAAGGCTCAGCGAATTTGGGCCCATTGATGAGCACAGGCGCAGTTTTAAACCGGTGCGATTAGCACTGGGACTTCAGGCATGA
- the dnaE gene encoding DNA polymerase III subunit alpha has translation MTTPRFIHLRVHSDFSMADGVAKVGPIVKEAESQGFPALAITDQGNMCGLVRFYGAAHSAGIKPIVGADLWLQSGPMEDQLYRLTVLCQDNVGYQNLTMLISKSYLRGHVQGRPVVDRDWLAHHSQGLILLSGGKEGDVGVGLLKGNTALVDDAVAFYQKYFPNRFFLELLRTGRTDEENYLHYAVELAQQQGLPVVATNEVVTLKKDDFDAHETRVAIRDGYVLADPNRPKRYSSEQYLKSAQEMAELFSDIPSALENTVEIAKRCNVTIRLGEYFLPNFPTGDLSIEDYLVKVSEDGLEDRLKFLFPDEKVRAEKRGEYDERLKIELGVINQMGFPGYFLIVMEFIQWSKDNDIPVGPGRGSGAGSLVAYALKITDLDPLEFDLLFERFLNPERVSMPDFDVDFCMDKRDQVIDHVAELYGRDAVSQIITFGTMAAKAVVRDVGRVMGHPYGFVDRISKLIPGDPGMTLKKAFEEEPRLQEVYDADEEVRAVIDMARKLEGVTRNAGKHAGGVVIAPTTITDFAPIYCDDQGNHPVTQFDKNDVEYAGLVKFDFLGLRTLTIIDWALEMINPRLEKQGKAPVDIAAIPLDDRYSFKKLLNAETTAVFQLESRGMKELIKRLKPDCFEDMIALVALFRPGPLQSGMVDNFIDRKHGREDISYPDAQYQHESLKPILDPTYGIILYQEQVMQIAQVLAGYSLGGADLLRRAMGKKKPEEMAKQRSTFEEGAIANGVDGELAMKIFDLVEKFAGYGFNKSHSAAYALVSYQTLWLKAHFPAEFMAAVMSADMDNTDKIVTLVDEVRRLGLTMLPPDVNVGLYKFTVNDQGEVIYGIGAIKGVGEGPIEAILEARKDGPFSDLFDFCNRVDIKRVNRRVLEKLVQAGAMDKLGPIKGSLKGRLGEQRARLFATLPEAIKAADQHAKAESIGQGDLFGLVNESPDDNQQTFATAPSWPDEQWLMGERETLGLYLSGHPIDRYLPELKHLVRSRLSDVQPTPKGGSVVLSGLVLAVRPMINKRNGKRWGIVTLDDGSARLDVMLYADTYEQYQDLLAPDLVLVVEGQVSFDDFSGGYRMTARNVMTITQARERHARGLKLQIGGQVQPEQLLDVLEPFSQGTCPVTLSLTNQQAQGELKLGVKWRVMPEDALLHQLGTLLGKEAVTLQYDA, from the coding sequence ATGACAACACCTCGTTTTATTCACCTTCGGGTACATTCTGACTTTTCTATGGCCGACGGTGTGGCCAAGGTTGGCCCCATTGTTAAAGAAGCCGAAAGCCAAGGTTTTCCGGCGCTAGCTATTACCGACCAAGGCAATATGTGCGGGCTGGTGCGCTTTTATGGCGCCGCCCACAGCGCCGGTATCAAGCCCATTGTTGGTGCCGACTTGTGGCTGCAAAGCGGCCCGATGGAAGATCAGCTCTATCGCCTAACGGTGCTATGCCAAGACAACGTCGGCTATCAGAACCTCACCATGCTGATTTCCAAGTCTTACCTGCGTGGCCATGTGCAAGGCCGACCGGTGGTAGACAGGGACTGGCTGGCCCATCATAGCCAGGGGCTGATTTTACTTTCCGGTGGCAAGGAAGGGGACGTTGGCGTTGGCTTACTTAAAGGCAACACCGCGCTGGTGGACGATGCTGTCGCATTTTACCAGAAGTATTTTCCCAATCGGTTTTTCTTAGAACTGCTGCGTACCGGCCGAACCGACGAAGAAAACTACCTGCATTACGCGGTCGAGCTTGCTCAGCAACAAGGTTTACCAGTGGTTGCCACCAATGAAGTGGTGACCTTAAAAAAAGACGATTTTGACGCCCACGAAACGCGGGTGGCTATTCGTGACGGTTACGTCCTTGCGGACCCCAACCGCCCCAAACGCTACAGCAGCGAACAATATTTAAAATCGGCGCAGGAAATGGCAGAACTGTTTTCTGACATTCCCTCTGCCCTTGAAAACACCGTAGAAATTGCCAAACGCTGTAATGTCACCATTCGTCTGGGCGAATACTTCCTACCCAATTTTCCCACCGGCGATTTGAGCATTGAAGACTATTTGGTCAAGGTCTCCGAAGATGGCTTGGAAGATCGCTTAAAATTTCTGTTCCCGGATGAAAAAGTCCGGGCAGAAAAACGCGGCGAATACGATGAACGCCTGAAAATCGAGCTGGGCGTTATCAACCAAATGGGCTTTCCCGGCTATTTTCTTATCGTAATGGAGTTTATCCAGTGGTCGAAGGATAACGACATTCCTGTTGGTCCTGGGCGTGGTTCCGGTGCCGGTTCTTTGGTGGCCTATGCGCTTAAGATAACCGACTTAGACCCACTGGAATTTGACTTACTGTTCGAACGCTTCTTGAACCCAGAACGGGTGTCCATGCCCGACTTTGACGTCGACTTTTGCATGGACAAACGCGATCAGGTTATCGACCACGTTGCCGAGCTTTATGGCCGCGACGCGGTATCGCAAATTATCACCTTCGGTACCATGGCCGCCAAAGCGGTGGTGCGGGACGTGGGCCGGGTGATGGGCCACCCTTACGGCTTTGTAGACCGTATCTCCAAGCTCATTCCGGGCGACCCGGGCATGACCCTTAAAAAAGCCTTTGAGGAAGAACCGCGCCTGCAAGAGGTGTACGACGCCGACGAAGAAGTGCGCGCCGTGATTGATATGGCGCGAAAACTTGAAGGCGTTACCCGTAATGCCGGTAAACACGCCGGTGGCGTGGTGATTGCGCCCACCACCATTACCGACTTTGCACCCATTTATTGCGATGACCAGGGCAATCACCCGGTTACGCAGTTTGATAAAAACGACGTTGAATACGCCGGGCTGGTTAAGTTCGACTTCTTGGGTCTAAGAACCCTGACCATTATTGACTGGGCGCTGGAAATGATTAACCCGCGCCTGGAAAAACAAGGCAAAGCGCCGGTTGATATTGCTGCCATTCCATTGGATGACCGCTACAGCTTTAAAAAGCTATTAAACGCGGAAACCACCGCGGTGTTCCAGCTGGAATCGCGGGGCATGAAGGAGCTGATTAAGCGCCTTAAACCCGACTGTTTCGAAGACATGATAGCCCTGGTGGCGCTGTTTCGGCCCGGGCCTTTGCAGTCTGGCATGGTGGATAACTTTATCGACCGTAAGCACGGCCGCGAAGACATCTCTTACCCCGATGCCCAGTATCAGCATGAAAGCCTAAAACCCATTCTTGACCCGACGTACGGCATCATCCTCTACCAAGAACAGGTGATGCAGATAGCCCAGGTTCTGGCCGGGTATAGCCTCGGCGGCGCCGACCTTTTGCGCCGTGCCATGGGTAAGAAAAAGCCCGAAGAGATGGCCAAGCAGCGTTCAACCTTTGAAGAGGGCGCTATCGCCAACGGGGTTGACGGCGAACTGGCAATGAAGATCTTCGATTTGGTGGAGAAATTTGCCGGTTACGGTTTTAACAAGTCGCACTCCGCCGCTTACGCCTTGGTGTCGTATCAAACGCTGTGGTTAAAGGCGCATTTCCCTGCCGAATTTATGGCCGCGGTAATGTCGGCGGATATGGACAACACCGACAAGATAGTCACCCTTGTTGATGAAGTACGCCGCCTTGGCTTGACCATGCTGCCGCCGGATGTAAACGTCGGTCTTTATAAATTTACCGTCAATGACCAAGGTGAAGTCATTTACGGTATCGGCGCTATCAAAGGGGTAGGGGAAGGCCCTATTGAAGCCATTCTTGAAGCCCGTAAAGACGGCCCCTTTAGCGACCTTTTTGATTTTTGTAACCGGGTAGACATCAAGCGGGTTAATCGCCGGGTGCTAGAAAAACTGGTGCAAGCCGGCGCCATGGACAAATTAGGCCCGATAAAAGGCAGCCTTAAAGGCCGCCTGGGTGAGCAGCGGGCACGGCTATTTGCCACCTTGCCTGAGGCCATTAAGGCCGCAGACCAACACGCCAAAGCCGAAAGTATTGGCCAAGGCGATTTGTTTGGCTTGGTCAACGAAAGCCCGGACGATAACCAGCAAACCTTTGCCACAGCCCCTTCCTGGCCTGATGAGCAATGGCTAATGGGTGAGCGCGAAACCCTGGGGCTTTACCTGTCAGGGCACCCTATCGATCGCTATTTACCTGAATTAAAACACCTTGTTCGTTCAAGACTTAGCGATGTACAGCCGACTCCTAAAGGAGGGAGTGTTGTATTGTCGGGGCTGGTTTTAGCGGTTCGGCCGATGATCAACAAGCGTAATGGCAAGCGTTGGGGTATTGTTACCCTCGACGATGGTTCAGCACGCCTCGATGTCATGCTATATGCTGACACTTACGAGCAATATCAGGACCTTTTAGCGCCAGATCTGGTATTGGTTGTGGAAGGACAGGTCAGCTTTGATGACTTTTCCGGGGGTTATAGAATGACGGCACGCAATGTGATGACCATCACTCAAGCCCGTGAACGCCATGCCCGAGGGCTCAAACTGCAAATTGGAGGGCAAGTACAACCAGAGCAATTGCTCGATGTGCTTGAACCTTTTAGCCAGGGCACTTGCCCTGTGACCTTGAGTCTGACCAATCAGCAGGCCCAAGGGGAGCTGAAATTAGGTGTAAAATGGCGGGTAATGCCAGAAGATGCCTTGCTCCACCAATTGGGTACCTT